In the Leguminivora glycinivorella isolate SPB_JAAS2020 chromosome 9, LegGlyc_1.1, whole genome shotgun sequence genome, ATTCATATAGGCGAAACTGCGTAATGTCTGTGTTTTACATTTTGTAATGACTGCCTTTTATACGtatcaataaattattgttttactCGTATTTTAGTATTTCTTTACTCATAAGTAGGATAAAAAACTAGACACACAACTCCCCTTGACGAAATATCGAAGGtgaacaaagaatataatactcacaaGGTTAATCACCTTTCTTAAAAAAAGGTGCTTGtccttgatgatgatgattgaccTTATTTTTTACTTTCTCTATCCCATACAAATTTTGAATTTGGCGCCTTTATACTGATGTAAAATGTCCGCTTGCTAAAATGCAGGGTTCTGATGCCAACTCTATGGAACCCCAACCAGGAAACAATACATTCCTGAACGAAAACTAGCTGTCGTGTTTAGTTGTCAAACTGACAGATCAAAATTGACGCGACGCCGTATGCCTACCAGTACTAGGGCATTTACGgaattatttcaataataaattaatatgtacAGATATCTGTAGtttaataagtaaatagtaCAATTGGAATCATAACAGTTTGATTTAGTGTAAAAAGTAGAATACAACAAAATGGCTGACGACGTGATAAAGCATTCCGTTCACACTTTGGTGTTCAGGTCGCTGAAGAGGTCTCACGATATGTTTCTGGCTAACCAGGGAATGCTGCCACCAATCGATGACAAAGCGTAAGTAAAAAACCCAGTATTATACTCGGAAAGTACTGAATTGGTTTGTTCTTCAAGAATTTGTGAGGATTATAAATCATTGCAGGTTATATTTTGGAATCTGTTTACCCTCAACTTTAAGGGCAAATTTCAACAATTTTTGCTCGATTACGTAGAAATTGAAGATAAAaaacagagcggcgccataagggttccttttgtacctttttggtacataaattaaaatttatctttgtctaagggccggttgcatcaaaccgtatGTTACCGTTAAAGAGTTCGTTAAATTGTAttatatgggaagttccatagtcgtctgctgcgtgacgatgatgtgtctgtcaaatgtggttgatgcaactggcccttaatgtaTTACTGTGTATTACTTATTTCCTTTTACTTCTaaacagggtgtccactttctggaaagtcagggaaaagtcagggaagctcatagtggtcatggaaagtcagggaaatgatttggaggtcagggaaaaacttggcaccaagaaaaaaatcaaaaagtattgaaaaaataatatgatttcttgggttggccacatccatgacagcaaagatgGATTCCCGCCTCCCGGTAGTGATTTTAAGGCAACTTTAAATTGTCTCTTTGCTAATGAGAGATATCTTCATGCtagctgaccttaatttatccggcccaaaatggtaaatgcagaaaaatccagattttttttacattgcgtgccctacccacatattccaaaatggcaaagggggtcgggaataaattcagttactgtgattcagattaactggaaagttgcaccacaatgtcaccatgtacaacattcataaggtagGTGCTTTTACTAGGGCGATGTGAaaacgacaaagacaaagttatgtcgctgtccaaattcgaagtatctatccgacaatccaaagcggggttcctcataaagccaatggcgcaaaacgtcacatagatgcgcaattttgtatgagtcaaaggcataggaggataataagcgtgacgatgagagaacttcaaaacacttggaaacctaaaggcatgtagtggcaaaacacctaaatgggcatcccgaagacaacaaagaaaaaaatttcgcgctcgctccgctcgcgttaaccattttccatttcataaccttcaattccctttatttttcgtgaaagtttcgtcaatttttcataaaatttaagatttttttggaaactttccgcaACTTGGACATAACTACTCTACTCTGATAGActaggtactccattttgtttcctatgttgtgtacataataactactatcagccccagggacgtataaaggggaaaaattttcgcgctcgctccgctcgcgATGTTTTTTTCTGACGTAAAGTATGGGCCCTGAtgcacgggccggcactggTATAGCCAAAAGTAAAATTGCGATAACTACAGACTACAGATTTCGTTTATGTccgttttataaaaccagaaattaaagtttaatagttaaaaataaaaatatcgtgggtataaaagtatgaactgccttgcaaattttaatatttcgtactttagaaaacaaacatattccagaaaaaaaaaattggctgtgacagacggacagacagacgcacgagtgatcctataagggttccgtttttcctttttggagtacggaaccctaaccgGAACCTATTTTTTTAAGGATTTTTCGAATAATGGAATGAAcatttggtcagggaaattttcttaaatggtcatggaaagtcagggaaaagtcagagaactttttttgggtttagtagtggacagTTGGACACCCTGCTAAACTTGTTATAGCTTTAACGTTATTATTCTAATCATGTGTAATAATAATCAACTCAATACAGTTGAGtatgcattattattatttgtaaagcagCCGGGCAGTTGTAGTAACTGATGAAGCCTTTATCCAGTTGTCAACAGAGGTTTTAGATGTTATGTTACATGGTGTTGGTGTTAAATTGACTTCTTTTTGTGCTTAAAAACATATGCTATTTGGTATTATGCATGTTAGGTTGctaattttgaaataaattatcTGTGTTAAATGTTGCAGTGAGAAAATCCTAAAGTCAGTTAAGGCCAGAGACAGCTATGGACAAGTTATGGCGGCCGTGCAGAAGGCCCAAGCTGTTAAGCAGCAAGAGGTGATGAGTCGACCTGAGACACCACATGATACAGGTACACATTGTGTTTGTGAAAAATTTATGATTGGGAGATGCTATGAcagcataaataataaatattatcattaaAACAGTTCCCAAAGCTGACTAGGTTCTAACCTACCTAATAAATACTGCTAAATGGGATCCACCTTcatggctcagccacgacattggtctaagcatGACAGCGGTGAGCTgcagccatacattggagcgagacacacaAATGACTTTTAGTTGTACATACactcgtgtttttttttgttttccgttaaattcgacatgtcgttaggttcgttatcaggaaccatcctgtatatcacttttaattaaattcgcaaaaaatttttatcatcgatttaatacataataaatgaattcattagtgtgaaagaataatattcaagttagtgtccagtgattgacggcacatgtcataaaaccgccttcaaaaataagcgcgttacaaaacacggagaaactaaaaagccaaaaataataaacctttcaattcagatttcttatcgtattgcaataagctaaacatccaaattataaacaaatcaattatttttgtagtcggtaccagacctgttcgtcgccttgctattgcctgtttgccccacccaaccatacacaggctggtaccgactccaaaaataattgatttgtttataatttggatgtttagcttattgcaatacgataagaaatctgaattgaaaggtttattatttttggctttttagtttctccgtgttttgtaacgcgcttatttttgaacggttttattttttgttaaaaagtttatttatttgttgatttttagtggttcctagtgatattatatgtatcagtccgaatacatgtacagtagtgaaagaattatccttaaactcctaaccattgaggagttgaccttccatcatcagctcagccacataaaattattaccatcagacgtaaatactggtgtacctttgaaaaatagactaaaaacattacatgtgcctataacatttgaagagttccctcgatttctccaggatcccatcatcagaccctgacttggtgccaatgggaccatctcggggttataccggttcgatcaaaaaaaaaattttgaaaatcggtccacgattctcggagatatcgaataacatacatacaaaaaaaaaaaaaaataaaaaaaaaaaaaaaaaaacattcagtcgaattgagaacctcctccttttttgaagtcggttaaaaacaaataacattaggaagtggtaaaggctgtcacacacatgttcaggaattatttttatttttttaataactctataaccgcaagagttaagatgctagtttcttggagaaattaattgtatttgacctaaagaaccatcccttaaagttaacagaatttaataaaaaaacagggtgtataaaaaaaacttttaattgcattttatatttacaaaatgaTAATGATATCATCCATTTAAACTGTAGATATGACCATTGTTGACATCAAAAAATTGTAAGCAGTTTCTTCAGTCACATATCCTGAACAGAAATGATTATATTTTCCAACAGAAATGGCCGAATCAGCAGCTCTAGGCTCCGACGGTGCCATGCTCCCATACACAGGCCCAGCACCGTCCCCTGCGCCCACATCCACAGCCCTGGCGCCACGGAAACCGCCCACCATGCCTAAACCCAAGTGGCACGCGCCGTGGAAGCTGTTCAGGGTTATATCAGGCCATCTTGGTTGGGTGCGGTGCGTTGCTGTGGAACCGGGGAATGAATGGTTTGCGACGGGTAAGTTAACTTTTGTGTTATTCCTTGTCCTTTGGCACCATGAAGAAACACAGGGCCTCTACCTACTAtaagatcatcatcctccttgtgttatcccggcatttgccacggctcatgggagcctggggtccgctttgacaactaatcccaagatttggcgtaggcactagttttacgaaagcgacagccatctgaccttctaacccgaagagtaactaggccttattggaattagtccggtttcctcacgatgttttccttcacagaaaagcgactggcaaatatgaaatgacattacgcgtataagttccgaaaaacttattggtacgagccggggttcgaaagtcgcacgctcttaccgctagaccACCAGCGCGCTGCCTACAAGATGTTATCCTctctagggttgtaaatagaaaaaaaaaacaaatgtttttttttcagaattgtgaaaaaaaaaacatgaaaaaaaaccgagcaccatggttttttttctaaatgtgtttttttttcagatgaacaaataatacgacaataacggtttttcgtgagttgtaacgtgtttcaataacaataacgtacattttaattcaattaacattcagtatacaaacgtttattggggaatccccgatgttgcgtgtagcgtggagaggcggtggtgttgccaacagtaaatagtgataactatcaactacagatttcgtaaatgtaacttttataagaccagaaattaacgtatttgattaaattcgtttaatagttaacattaagtctaaaaaaccgtataaaagtattaactattttgcaaattttgagatttcgtactttagaaaaaaaactgttttttttcacggtttttttcatgttttttttcaagccagaagaaaaaccgtttttttgcaaccctaatcctctcttaacactttcgaaaccgggctctacgcggcgctacgacattttcgctacatacgggtttccccatgtaatcggctacgcttctacgagcggtgtgcccgacagtcgggttcttggtagcgaaagtgttagcAATGGATGGTATGGAAGGAAGCAGACTTGCTTAAGTTATATTCAAAACAAATTACCTACTGGACTTTTATCAGAGCTCCGTGATATAATTTGTGaatcatgtaatgtttttttttatatctacgACATAATGATTGCCGTTTATAACGTAAAAGTATCAACAATATTTAAGTAAGGtacagttacaattgcccctcgtcgagatttgtcccgctgtaccttatggtTTTACTTgtgcttttgtattttttccaatACCTCATTAGTCATTACAACATAAGTTGCGTTGCGTATTTCAGGTGCGGCAGATCGCGTTATCAAGATTTGGGACCTAGCGAGTGGTAAACTAAAGGTTTCGCTCACTGGACACGTCAGTACAGTCAGAGGTAAGTAACAGTTCAACTTTatttcatactagcttttgtccgcggctttgctcgcattagaaagagacaaaaagtagcctatgtcactcttccatcccttcaagtatctccacttaaaaatcacgtcaattcgtcgctccgttttgccgtgaaagacggacaaacgaacagacacacacactttctcattaataatattagtatggatcatctgatatagagttgtgcctgctcgttcactgaaaagatcgctcccaattAGTACGATTTCCGAAGTGAACTAGTTCGttattttaggacatttagtacagtagtacaccgagagagtgAGAGACAAATTGAGAACCGAGAGCTGATCGACCgctttcgcgcgctctcggtccgagtcagtcggttctagttcggttgcggtcggatcacacggatggctttgctgtcattgtcactcctcggctctttgctcctttcgctcccattctgttgtgcgtgtgtgtgtactaaatgtactagagagcagaatcatttgggagtagttcggtctagtacagtggagggaatcgtgtcttttgtactattactacatgtactacacaagcctaatcTGATAAAGAGGGGCAGCAATTCACGTTGAAATAAAAGTAGTTCTAGTTTACCGATATTATATTACTTTGCAAGGTTAGCTAATGTATGTTCGTTAAATCTTTTCAGGTTTGGAGGTATCCTCAAGACATCCGTATTTGTTCAGTTGCGGTGAAGACAGACAAGTTAAATGTTGGGACTTAGAATATAATAaggtaattataattaaatgctacattgatttggtcttaccaaagacatatacatataactccgggtagacagataaagtgtaagaaaaaaacgtacctcagtaccatacagaaaaaggtacggtggcctagatggcattacacctttggggtacgctcagctagatggcgctaatattaatatttgacattttaacacatatcaagctaagaatatgggccaaattgtcgaaactgaggttcaaaagttttagtgttcttagccatgtttcattaaaatcggtctactatgtcgcggtcgggggttttttcaaaattttaattttgttcaaAGAAGTTACTCCAAACTACATCAAGaaagtataattaatttataaaatatcttGACAGACTATATTTTCGTCTTGGTTAACAAGTAAGTTGAATTTGCAGGTGATTCGTCATTACCACGGGCACCTGTCGGCGGTGTACACACTCGCGCAGCACCCGAGCATCGACGTGCTCGTGACGGCGGGACGCGACGCCACCGCGCGAGTGTGGGACATGCGGACCAAGGTATAATGTGGCTTattatcatgttttttttttttaaatcttgcaGGCGTTTTCAGCGATCAACATCATCAACTATAATCGCTGCAACCTAGGCAGCCTTGACCCAAAAACCACCATTGTAGTGAAGGTTGGCTAAAGACAGGAAGGGAATTTTTGGTGCTCTACTAAATAAAATCGTTTATTGCAGAAAACAGGTTccataataagtacctattacacataataggtacctattatacatAATAGATACCTATTATGGAACCTGTTTTCTGCAATAAACGATTTTATTTAGTAGAGCACAAAAAATTCCCTTCCTGTCTTTTTGCGCATTATCGCATAAAAATCATAGACCGCGGCGTTCGCAAACTTGTCCTGGCGGGAAGTTGGCTCATTGAAGCGAAtagatttgacgaccggtctggcgcagtcggtagtgaccctgtctgctgcgccgcggtcccgggttcgaatcctggtaagggcatttattagtgtgttgagcacagatatttgttcctgagtcatggatgccacaacacaagccttcttgagcttaccgtgggcctcagtcaatctgtgtaagaatgtcctataatatttatttatttatttatatcgtcgcttagcactcatagtacaagctttgcttagtttggggctaagttgatctgtgtaaggtgtccccaatatttttattttatttatagatattGTTCGGGCACACATACTTCAGTCCGGACACATTCCATTGAATAAGTTTGCACATCTAATGAGGTAAACTGATTCGCCCGACTGCGAAGATTGTGGAACTGTTGAGGATGTGCATCACTTCCTTATGGAGTGTGTCCGGGCTCGAGTGAAGAGAATGCAGCTCTTTGAGGTCCACGGATACACGATGACCGACATAGGGGTGTTCCAATTAATTCTCGCGGAACCCCTGTCAAAGACTGCTGAATTTGTATATAGTTTCTTTTatagatatttaaataaaataaaataaaaacaaaaaataaaaagatatttatttaccaacacagcacGATATAGAAATATAAGaacttataaaaacttagtaagtaaaattacagatgtgtgtgcagtaaaatggatgagactcagcgagaccgctgattttcagttcccaaccaataaacttaaatataatacttaactaaataaatagCTTACTAGCTAACCCGGCGAATGGATCAAATATACAAATTcggttgttttattttctacttttgttttgacttattttttataatgattaataaatgagtttgtatattttattgttaataatgtGTTCGTAGGCTAACGGAGCCGAAGTAGTCCCATGGACCAAGGCTCCAAAAtaaatacagataaaaaaaatgcccTTCGCGCTACTAAAACtctataaatacaaaataagtatttataaaccTTAATTGAATCGTATTTTTGTGTTGACAGGCTAATGTCCACACTCTCACGGGACACACGGACACCATTGCGTCACTACAGTGCCAAGCAGGCGAACCACAGGTTAGTTACAATTTTCATTGTATTTGACACCATACCTATAATCCACACTTCTGATATATATGCTCATAAAATAGTCTTCCTTTAAAGTTGAAAAAATCGTAATCGTAATCGTTGGCAACATTCCGTCATAGGTATTCGGTTTAAGGCGCTTTTTTCTCAACCAACGAACAAAGTAACTATTACTAATAATGTTGTAGACAAAGCAGGGCCTAGTTTCAGTTAGAGCAATCCTTAAGCAAATAGATACATTCTTACTGTTGAAGAAAGAAAACGCTCGTGGATAGTCCTGCGACGCATAATAATTTGTCACATTTCTCATTAACTTTATTCATAGATTAAAGAttagaagatcataccatcccatacattaaaatgcgatcgCCTaaaaacgcgcatacactacaccacacatagagggcgccacaaaaaaatgtcttgtagctttcgattatacttgtagatggcattaacccttcgagtcccaagcatctatatgtatttacttatatttactgacatcatatggtgtcgctgggactcgaagggttaagtgtcacttttgacatagatttatggctcgaaagtgacacttaacgccaatctacaaataatcgatggcaacaagacatttttttgtggcgcaatctatgtg is a window encoding:
- the LOC125229510 gene encoding LOW QUALITY PROTEIN: pleiotropic regulator 1-like (The sequence of the model RefSeq protein was modified relative to this genomic sequence to represent the inferred CDS: deleted 1 base in 1 codon) — protein: MADDVIKHSVHTLVFRSLKRSHDMFLANQGMLPPIDDKAEKILKSVKARDSYGQVMAAVQKAQAVKQQEVMSRPETPHDTEMAESAALGSDGAMLPYTGPAPSPAPTSTALAPRKPPTMPKPKWHAPWKLFRVISGHLGWVRCVAVEPGNEWFATGAADRVIKIWDLASGKLKVSLTGHVSTVRGLEVSSRHPYLFSCGEDRQVKCWDLEYNKVIRHYHGHLSAVYTLAQHPSIDVLVTAGRDATARVWDMRTKANVHTLTGHTDTIASLQCQAGEPQIITGSHDSTIRLWDLAAGKSLCTLTNHKKSVRSIVIHPTLYTFASASPDNIKQWKCPEGKFIQNLSGHNAIVNCMAVNPEGVLVSGGDNGTMYCWDWRTGYNFQRLQSAVQPGSMDSEAGIFAMTFDRSGARLITAEADKSIKIYREDDTASEETHPINWRPEILKRRKF